The following is a genomic window from Phycisphaerae bacterium.
GTGAAGCCCTGGACAATGGTCACTGCTGGATCGAATACGAAGATCTGGTCGACCAGGCCAATCTGCTGCTGGTCATGGATGCCCTGGACAGCCGAGTCCGTATCGAGAGCGCCCTCGACACACTCATCGAAGAACAGGCGCTTTCCTGCGATTCCCATGGCGGACGCTTCGTGGTCGCTCTGCCGGAGATCGTCCGCATGGAGCGGGAGCTGGCCTCGCTGTTCGGCCATGCCGAAACACCCAATCCACATTTCCAGTCCGTCAAAAAACTCGATGCCCTGATTCGGCGCTGCGCGGCGACGCTGAACGAGAAGCAGCTCGACGCGGTTCGCTCGGCCCTCAAGCACAGCATCAGCCTGATTTCGGGTGGAGCCGGTTCGGGCAAGAGCTACACCATCTCGGTCATCAACACGATTTGTGAGGAGAGCGATCTGGATGTCGTGCTTGCCGCGCCGACCGGCAAGGCCGCCAAACGCCTGGAGGAAGTCAGCGGCCGTAGCGGCACCACCATCCACCGCCTGCTCGGCTATGACGGCAAGGGTTTCTCACGTAGCAAGGAGAACCCTATCGATGCCGATGTTCTGGTGGTCGACGAGTTTTCGATGGTGGACGTGCCGCTGGCCTGGCACTTGTTCGAGGCGGTCGACCTGTCACGGACCACGGTGTTGTTGGTCGGAGACCACAACCAGCTTCCGCCGGTGGGGCCAGGAAACATCTTGCGTGATCTGATCCAGACACGCGCCATTCCCACGGTCATCCTCGACAAGGTCGTGCGCCAGGCTGGCGTCCTCAAGGAGAACTGCACCGCCGTTCTCAAGGGCGAGGTGCGCAAGACCAGCGAGGCGTCGGTATCCGGATGCCGGGATTGGTATCTGGTGGATCAGTTCACCGATCCGATGGCTGCACGCTCGTTCCTGCTGGAGCTGTTTCAAGAGCGGCTCGACGCCC
Proteins encoded in this region:
- a CDS encoding AAA family ATPase — translated: NRSVNTVMAWLSAFGLTHHQVTTLVERLGGNCLDILKEDPYILIREIRGFGFKKVDKIARKLGTPKDHVPRIRAGLNFCVREALDNGHCWIEYEDLVDQANLLLVMDALDSRVRIESALDTLIEEQALSCDSHGGRFVVALPEIVRMERELASLFGHAETPNPHFQSVKKLDALIRRCAATLNEKQLDAVRSALKHSISLISGGAGSGKSYTISVINTICEESDLDVVLAAPTGKAAKRLEEVSGRSGTTIHRLLGYDGKGFSRSKENPIDADVLVVDEFSMVDVPLAWHLFEAVDLSRTTVLLVGDHNQLPPVGPGNILRDLIQTRAIPTVILDKVVRQAGVLKENCTAVLKGEVRKTSEASVSGCRDWYLVDQFTDPMAARSFLLELFQERLDALGFDIIKDVQVLTPTHKGPLGTKELNEELQRLIQRKLWNTEVPPVAMGRRAPFLKHDKVIQTRNNYDLNVMNGAIGYVVDVLANGTLVIDFDCMPVELEKGSPDLQDLQLAYALTIHKTQGS